A single Carnobacterium inhibens subsp. inhibens DSM 13024 DNA region contains:
- a CDS encoding YibE/F family protein, translated as MNINRKKKTLFLYSFVLFCVVISLLFTQNNFRFYKQPIVEIVTETLTGKENFNDSTSNDELFHQTLVGKIKNGEQKDQLISLENTYSSSGAFDHQYQVGDELFVSIKKNSDSSQLTGTVDGPKRDKYVVYAACLFVLTVLLVGKKSGLFSLISLIVNILVLYLALNSYIHSEQASLLLISSGLVVFFTVTSLLLVSGKNEKTVAAILATIIGTFSALLIAYIVMMLTAEKGLRYEEMAFITRSPQKVFLASILVGSLGAVMDIAITITSSLYELYDKDNNISLKSLKESGNEIGKDIMGTMTNVLFFAYVSGGIPMILLYLKNGSTWGYTLSMNLSLELTRALVGSIGIVLTIPISIHTAIYFIHKRRNNK; from the coding sequence TTGAACATTAATAGAAAGAAAAAAACACTTTTCCTCTATAGCTTTGTTTTATTCTGTGTCGTAATATCTTTATTATTTACACAAAATAATTTCCGATTTTACAAGCAACCGATAGTAGAAATTGTTACAGAAACACTTACTGGAAAAGAAAACTTTAACGATTCAACGTCTAACGACGAGTTATTCCATCAAACTTTAGTTGGGAAAATTAAGAATGGAGAGCAAAAAGATCAACTAATCTCATTAGAAAATACCTACTCCTCATCTGGAGCATTTGATCATCAATATCAAGTTGGGGATGAATTATTTGTTTCCATTAAAAAGAACAGTGATAGTTCTCAGTTAACCGGAACTGTTGATGGTCCAAAACGAGATAAATATGTTGTATACGCAGCATGTTTATTTGTACTGACTGTTTTACTTGTTGGGAAAAAGAGCGGCTTATTTTCGTTAATCAGTTTAATAGTCAATATACTTGTATTATACCTCGCATTGAACAGTTATATCCATTCAGAACAAGCCAGTCTATTGCTTATCTCCAGTGGATTAGTTGTTTTTTTCACGGTAACTTCTTTATTATTGGTTAGTGGAAAGAATGAGAAAACAGTTGCTGCTATCTTAGCAACTATAATTGGCACTTTTTCCGCTCTTCTCATAGCCTATATTGTAATGATGCTGACAGCAGAAAAAGGGCTGAGGTATGAGGAAATGGCATTTATAACAAGATCGCCACAAAAAGTATTCTTAGCTAGTATCTTAGTGGGTTCTTTAGGTGCTGTAATGGATATTGCTATTACAATAACCTCTTCACTTTATGAACTATATGATAAGGACAATAATATTTCACTAAAAAGCCTAAAAGAATCAGGGAATGAAATAGGTAAAGATATTATGGGAACAATGACGAATGTGTTATTTTTTGCCTATGTTAGTGGAGGTATTCCAATGATTCTGCTTTATTTAAAAAATGGTTCTACATGGGGATACACTTTATCAATGAATTTATCCTTAGAATTAACGAGGGCTCTTGTTGGAAGCATTGGGATCGTGTTGACTATTCCAATCAGCATCCACACTGCCATTTATTTCATTCATAAAAGGAGAAATAACAAATGA